The following coding sequences lie in one Corallococcus macrosporus genomic window:
- a CDS encoding AMP-binding protein: MTFEPRVVLAAFDGTQPPPDSVPAWLARSWEDPDGFAAAMAPIHAGRSTPFKSRTGQHHDFFHDLVARHATTDRIALRTYSRTQGWRTLSYRQLQEQATRRATAWAGLGVKPGAKLCLLLPPGPELMVSLCAALGLGACVSLLPPGARAFVARRLDALAPQHVAAEPHQAPLLGKHAALLLPLQTQVPPALASYTYKPAEPVGLLFSPLADPSDVPVPLTAGDAWRSALVDGLLTFGLNPGDHLAAPGFHPLQHLPALYFTTLLRGATFLHVEPADLEVSPALLTEHPVRALGLTPAMRDLVARARLPLKNVGLWFRDPQAPFDFHAWRDALKATGLASVPGGNVCVDPAWGGAVLCSQRRVAADVHTDIAPAPGRAWALRDFTDSGQDAAGDTGLFTPLPDAGRPPAHVVLTRVRGQYHHFGGREPRREGRVFLFAEAAAVLREPPGPRLDAVGLAVPVSGMAGAYRSVLLVFTGDLPPGTEVSDADVRRRIEQALGADALPDRIERFALHARRLDGQQDGPVDEEWCRAQYLTGSLKLKSGDPLFQALTSLRARVESR; this comes from the coding sequence ATGACCTTCGAGCCACGCGTCGTGCTCGCCGCGTTCGACGGCACCCAGCCGCCTCCGGACAGCGTGCCCGCGTGGCTCGCGCGAAGCTGGGAGGATCCGGACGGCTTCGCCGCCGCGATGGCCCCCATCCATGCGGGCCGGAGCACGCCCTTCAAGAGCCGCACCGGCCAGCACCACGACTTCTTCCACGACCTGGTGGCCCGCCACGCCACCACGGACCGCATCGCGCTGCGCACGTACTCGCGGACGCAGGGCTGGCGCACGCTGAGCTACCGCCAGCTCCAGGAACAGGCCACGCGGCGGGCCACCGCCTGGGCGGGGCTGGGGGTGAAGCCCGGCGCGAAGCTGTGCCTGCTGCTGCCGCCCGGCCCGGAGCTGATGGTGTCGCTGTGCGCGGCGCTGGGCCTGGGCGCGTGCGTGAGCCTCCTGCCGCCCGGGGCCCGCGCCTTCGTGGCTCGCAGGCTGGACGCGCTGGCGCCCCAGCACGTCGCCGCGGAGCCCCACCAAGCGCCGCTCCTGGGCAAGCACGCCGCGCTGCTCCTTCCGCTCCAGACGCAGGTGCCGCCCGCGCTCGCGTCGTACACGTACAAGCCCGCGGAGCCGGTGGGCCTGCTCTTCTCACCGCTGGCGGACCCCAGCGACGTGCCCGTGCCGCTCACCGCCGGAGACGCGTGGAGGAGCGCGCTGGTGGATGGGCTGCTGACCTTCGGCCTGAACCCGGGGGACCACCTGGCGGCGCCGGGCTTCCACCCGCTCCAGCACCTGCCGGCGCTGTACTTCACCACGCTGCTTCGCGGCGCGACGTTCCTGCACGTGGAGCCCGCGGACCTGGAGGTCTCTCCCGCGCTGCTCACCGAGCATCCGGTGCGCGCCCTGGGGCTCACGCCCGCCATGCGCGACCTGGTGGCCCGTGCGCGGCTTCCGCTGAAGAACGTGGGCCTGTGGTTCCGGGATCCGCAGGCGCCCTTCGACTTCCACGCCTGGCGCGACGCGCTCAAGGCCACCGGGCTGGCCAGCGTGCCCGGCGGCAACGTGTGCGTGGACCCGGCGTGGGGTGGCGCGGTGCTCTGCTCGCAGCGGCGCGTGGCGGCGGACGTGCACACGGACATCGCCCCCGCGCCCGGACGTGCCTGGGCGCTGCGCGACTTCACCGACAGCGGGCAGGACGCCGCGGGGGACACGGGCCTCTTCACCCCCCTGCCCGACGCCGGACGGCCGCCCGCGCACGTCGTCCTGACGCGGGTGCGCGGCCAGTATCACCACTTCGGTGGGCGTGAGCCCCGGCGCGAGGGCCGGGTGTTCCTCTTCGCGGAGGCCGCCGCCGTGCTGCGCGAGCCTCCTGGCCCCCGGCTGGACGCGGTGGGTCTGGCCGTGCCGGTGAGCGGCATGGCGGGCGCGTATCGCAGCGTGCTGCTCGTCTTCACCGGCGACCTGCCCCCCGGCACGGAGGTCAGCGACGCGGACGTGCGCCGCCGCATCGAGCAGGCCCTGGGCGCGGACGCGCTGCCGGACCGCATCGAGCGCTTCGCGCTCCACGCGCGGCGCCTGGACGGCCAGCAGGACGGGCCGGTGGACGAGGAGTGGTGCCGTGCGCAGTACCTCACGGGCTCCCTGAAGCTGAAGTCGGGGGACCCCCTGTTCCAGGCGCTCACGTCGCTGCGCGCCCGGGTGGAGTCACGCTGA
- a CDS encoding DUF4280 domain-containing protein: MGIQVASGAMLQCSFGLAPSTLSVPPANMVNATAPAATIMDNIPGMNVPPFGMCQSLANPAVAAATAAAMGALTPMPCMPVLPAPWTPGSPTVLIKGKPALTDKSMCTCAYGGMIKINVPGQTKMQVK, from the coding sequence ATGGGAATCCAGGTCGCGTCCGGGGCCATGCTCCAGTGCAGCTTCGGGCTCGCGCCCTCGACGCTGTCGGTGCCCCCCGCCAACATGGTGAACGCCACCGCGCCAGCGGCCACCATCATGGACAACATCCCGGGCATGAACGTGCCGCCCTTCGGCATGTGCCAGTCCCTGGCCAACCCCGCCGTGGCCGCCGCCACCGCCGCGGCGATGGGAGCGCTCACCCCCATGCCGTGCATGCCCGTGCTGCCCGCGCCGTGGACGCCCGGCTCGCCCACGGTGCTCATCAAGGGCAAGCCGGCGCTCACCGACAAGTCCATGTGCACCTGCGCCTATGGCGGGATGATCAAGATCAACGTGCCCGGCCAGACGAAGATGCAGGTGAAGTGA
- a CDS encoding PAS domain S-box protein, whose protein sequence is MESHSASFDPESTESITDAHSRLLLETLVASTPVGLAVVDMDQRFVEVNDALAAMNGIPRAAHLGRKVQEIVPELWPTLRPQYQRVLEGGTLQTVEVSGATSKEVGVERHFLVSYYPVRTGAGVLLGIGVIVAEVTEQRRAHDALRVSEQRYRSLVEAMAQPVWTTNARGEVVEPAPRWLAFTGQTHEEHLGLGWLSAIHPEDRKRVVRGWVESLRTKASYRGEFRLRFHAGGYRDVVGRAVPVFGDKGAIREWVSTAEDITDRKKAEARAENERARLSAVLTSAPASIALLTGKEQVFTLVNPLYKRLSQGAELLGTSARDMDHPQDMHYAQMLEKAYTSGEPVMEKEIAVTTDFQGEGVEATRRFDLVCQPLRDLSGQVDSVLSFAIDVTERVEARKKLEEWAASLRNQQQWLESVLDRTPVALILVAPRTGRIVFANQAARQMAGGEFPGGLRAETYSGVHRFTDEKGRELSMDEIPGVRAAKGSPVHGEPVIWHTPSGHYSLLVEAAPLPAQHGHPEAVLLALQDVSELRKTQAQLQHAVSLRDEFLTVASHELKTPLTPLQLKLQSLVRDAQSAQTLEALRERVTRTAEGVSGQIRKMTTLINDLLEVTQLTGPSAPLRLEHVDLADVVREVVERFESQATKAGCQLIVDAAPGAMGQWDHHRLDQVVSSLLSNALKYGAGRPVTLRVEKGLGQARLSVRDEGIGIAQGSLQAIFEKFTRAVSTRHYGGLGLGLFITRQIVEAHHGTLRAESQPGQGATFIVELPMN, encoded by the coding sequence GTGGAGAGTCACAGCGCAAGCTTCGACCCGGAGTCCACCGAGTCCATCACCGACGCGCACTCCCGGCTGCTGCTCGAGACGCTGGTGGCGAGCACGCCGGTGGGGCTCGCGGTCGTGGACATGGACCAGCGCTTCGTCGAGGTGAACGACGCGCTCGCCGCCATGAACGGCATCCCGCGCGCGGCCCACCTGGGGCGCAAGGTGCAGGAGATCGTCCCGGAGCTGTGGCCCACGCTGCGTCCCCAGTACCAGCGCGTCCTGGAGGGCGGGACCTTGCAGACGGTGGAGGTCAGCGGCGCCACCTCCAAGGAGGTGGGCGTGGAGCGCCACTTCCTCGTCAGCTACTACCCGGTGCGCACGGGGGCGGGCGTGCTGCTGGGCATCGGCGTCATCGTCGCGGAGGTCACCGAGCAGCGCAGGGCCCACGACGCGCTCCGGGTCAGTGAGCAACGCTACCGCTCGCTGGTGGAGGCCATGGCGCAGCCGGTGTGGACCACCAACGCCCGGGGCGAGGTGGTGGAGCCCGCGCCGCGCTGGCTGGCGTTCACGGGCCAGACGCACGAGGAGCACCTGGGGCTGGGCTGGCTCTCCGCCATCCACCCGGAGGACCGCAAGCGCGTGGTGCGCGGCTGGGTGGAGTCCCTGCGCACGAAGGCCTCCTACCGGGGCGAGTTCCGCCTGCGCTTCCACGCCGGGGGCTACCGGGACGTGGTGGGCCGGGCCGTGCCCGTGTTCGGCGACAAGGGCGCCATCCGTGAGTGGGTGTCCACGGCGGAGGACATCACCGACCGCAAGAAGGCGGAGGCCCGGGCGGAGAACGAGCGCGCGAGGCTGAGCGCCGTGCTGACGAGCGCCCCGGCGTCCATCGCGCTGCTCACCGGCAAGGAGCAGGTCTTCACGCTGGTGAACCCGCTCTACAAGCGGCTGTCGCAGGGGGCGGAGCTGCTGGGCACCTCCGCCAGGGACATGGACCATCCCCAGGATATGCACTACGCCCAGATGCTGGAGAAGGCCTACACCAGCGGTGAGCCGGTGATGGAGAAGGAGATCGCCGTCACCACCGACTTCCAGGGCGAGGGGGTGGAGGCCACGCGCCGCTTCGACCTCGTCTGCCAGCCGCTGCGGGACCTGTCGGGCCAGGTGGACTCCGTGCTGTCGTTCGCCATCGACGTGACGGAGCGGGTGGAGGCCCGGAAGAAGCTGGAGGAGTGGGCGGCGTCTCTGAGGAACCAGCAGCAGTGGCTGGAGTCGGTGCTGGACCGGACGCCCGTGGCGCTCATCCTGGTGGCGCCGCGGACGGGCCGCATCGTCTTCGCGAACCAGGCGGCCCGGCAGATGGCCGGCGGCGAGTTCCCCGGGGGCCTGCGGGCGGAGACCTACTCAGGGGTGCATCGCTTCACGGACGAAAAGGGCCGCGAGCTGAGCATGGATGAGATTCCGGGCGTCCGGGCGGCGAAGGGCTCGCCCGTCCACGGGGAGCCGGTCATCTGGCACACGCCCAGCGGGCACTACTCCCTGCTGGTGGAGGCAGCCCCCCTGCCCGCCCAGCACGGGCATCCGGAAGCGGTCCTCCTGGCCCTCCAGGACGTCTCCGAGCTGCGCAAGACGCAGGCGCAGCTCCAGCACGCGGTGTCCCTGAGGGACGAGTTCCTGACGGTGGCGTCGCACGAACTGAAGACGCCGCTGACGCCGTTGCAGCTCAAGCTCCAGTCCCTGGTGCGGGACGCGCAGTCCGCCCAGACGCTGGAGGCGCTGCGCGAGCGCGTGACGAGGACCGCGGAGGGCGTCTCCGGGCAGATCCGGAAGATGACGACGCTCATCAACGACCTGCTGGAGGTGACGCAGCTCACGGGCCCCTCCGCGCCGCTGCGGCTGGAGCACGTGGACCTGGCGGACGTGGTGCGCGAGGTGGTGGAGCGCTTCGAGTCACAAGCCACGAAGGCAGGCTGCCAGCTCATCGTCGATGCGGCCCCGGGAGCGATGGGCCAGTGGGACCACCACCGGCTGGACCAGGTGGTGAGCAGCCTGCTGTCCAACGCGCTGAAGTACGGCGCCGGGCGCCCGGTGACGCTCCGGGTGGAGAAGGGCCTGGGTCAGGCCAGGCTGAGCGTGAGGGACGAAGGCATCGGCATCGCGCAGGGAAGCCTCCAGGCCATCTTCGAGAAGTTCACCCGCGCCGTGTCGACAAGACATTACGGAGGTCTGGGATTGGGCCTCTTCATCACCCGGCAGATTGTCGAAGCCCACCACGGCACCCTGCGCGCGGAAAGCCAACCCGGACAGGGTGCGACCTTCATCGTGGAATTGCCGATGAACTGA